In Dermacentor albipictus isolate Rhodes 1998 colony chromosome 6, USDA_Dalb.pri_finalv2, whole genome shotgun sequence, the following proteins share a genomic window:
- the LOC135922002 gene encoding uncharacterized protein, with protein sequence MEKHGESAYSVVHLSKQNEVSTVPSSWVVGDKVSLPPYRSSTRLITAIKDNEEPSEGWTSYHCRVLFKCADYNDARLKEQRAIQVCDIDSDDGCHEPKRRRAQQQTSSDEGGVCASDTESVSPIPGPPPSKFRKTAPSEGATIPLQPTTPTSQPVASTMQALPTASVQAILKVQEETFKLLKEMKAQLDTLANAVQGLENPVGPEQTSGGPVDSGMLDLLPLATHHDLEKLEQCLHIPKNRTELVTYFSQLGGPSLLKAARHLMRRCMRDVLAQDFSLTGRKGKRPFNDLQLLQVATEALQKAFTTATEADVHGGIANWLRYAPSRQKKREAHPCFDYDSSPSP encoded by the exons ATGGAAAAACACG GGGAATCGGCTTACAGCGTTGTGCATCTCTCTAAGCAGAATGAGGTGTCCACTGTTCCATCTTCTTGGGTCGTTGGCGACAAAGTTTCGTTGCCGCCATACCGAAGCAGCACACGACTGATCACTGCAATTAAGGATAATGAGGAGCCTTCAGAAGGCTGGACCAGTTATCATTGCAGAGTGCTTTTCAAATGTG CTGACTATAACGACGCCAGGCTGAAGGAACAACGGGCCATACAGGTGTGTGATATTGACTCTGATGATGGATGTCATGAGCCAAAGAGGAGGCGAGCACAGCAACAGACTTCATCCGATGAAGGAGGTGTTTGTGCTTCAGATACTGAGTCTGTGAGCCCTATACCCGGACCACCACCCTCAAAGTTTCGGAAGACAGCACCTTCGGAAGGCGCGACTATTCCACTCCAGCCAACCACACCCACCTCACAGCCAGTTGCATCCACTATGCAGGCATTGCCAACAGCCAGCGTTCAAGCTATCCTGAAGG TGCAAGAAGAAACTTTTAAACTGCTGAAGGAGATGAAAGCCCAGCTGGATACACTGGCGAATGCTGTGCAGGGACTGGAAAATCCTGTCGGACCAGAGCAGACATCTGGCGGTCCTGTTGATAGTGGCATGCTTGATTTGCTTCCTCTGGCCACTCACCATGACCTTGAAAAGCTGGAGCAATGCCTTCACATACCGAAAAATAGGACTGAACTT gtGACTTACTTTTCTCAGTTGGGAGGCCCTTCTCTGCTGAAAGCTGCGCGACACCTGATGAGAAGATGCATGCGAGATGTGTTGGCGCAAGATTTTTCGCTAACAGGGAGGAAAGGAAAACGCCCGTTTAATGACTTGCAGCTGCTCCAGGTTGCAACTG aAGCATTACAAAAGGCATTCACGACAGCAACGGAGGCAGATGTGCACGGTGGCATTGCAAACTGGCTACGGTATGCCCCTTCACGACAGAAGAAACG